From Chaetodon auriga isolate fChaAug3 chromosome 10, fChaAug3.hap1, whole genome shotgun sequence, a single genomic window includes:
- the LOC143326779 gene encoding uncharacterized protein LOC143326779 isoform X2 — translation MNNSDTVPPTTVSSYTNTSVTHVVTTAAPTSPDSAVIAVVIVLILLTVAALGFLLYRYLCHNKGDYRTTGELAPGEDPDEEHSNQAMSEKKEYFI, via the exons ATGAATA ATTCAGACACGGTGCCTCCGACAACAGTCTCAtcgtacacaaacacatctgtgacACATG TGGTAACAACGGCAGCCCCCACAAGTCCAGACTCCGCGGTTATTGCAG TGGTTATTGTTCTCATCCTGCTGACGGTAGCTGCTTTGGGCTTCCTGCTTTACCGGTATCTCTGCCACAACAAAGGAGACTACAGGACGACAGGGGAGCTGGCTCCAGGAGAGGACCCCGATGAGGAGCACAGTAACCAGGCTATGAGTGAAAAGAAGGAATACTTCATATGA
- the dazap2 gene encoding DAZ-associated protein 2: MNNKGSYPQQAVYPQQSTAPVYPPAMQMSPQAPPYTDTPPAYSEIYQPRYVLPPQVPGQLPQMSSPYPGAQVFMPMQPHMSVGPVGQNVPMAYYPVGAMYPPGSTVMVEGGFDAGARFTAGSSVSIPPPPPGHPPNAAQLAAMQGANVVMTQRKNSFFLGGSSGGYTIW; encoded by the exons ATGAACAACAAAG GTTCATACCCACAGCAGGCTGTGTACCCTCAGCAGAGCACTGCACCTGTATACCCTCCTGCTATGCAAATGTCTCCTCAGGCACCTccttacacagacacaccaccTGCATATTCTGAG ataTACCAGCCCAGATATGTGCTTCCACCTCAGGTGCCTGGTCAGTTGCCTCAGATGTCCTCTCCCTACCCTGGTGCTCAGGTGTTCATGCCCATGCAGCCACACATGTCTGTTGGGCCAGTGGGCCAGAATGTCCCCATGGCTTACTATCCTGTGGGAGCCATGTACCCCCCTGGTTCAACAGTGATGGTGGAAGGTGGCTTTGATGCTGGTGCTCGCttcacagcaggcagcagtgtcTCCATCCCT CCCCCACCTCCTGGACATCCTCCCAATGCAGCTCAGCTGGCTGCCATGCAGGGCGCCAATGTTGTAATGACACAGCGCAAGAATAGCTTCTTCCTGGGTGGATCCAGTGGAGGGTATACCATCTGGTAA
- the LOC143326779 gene encoding uncharacterized protein LOC143326779 isoform X1 has protein sequence MNNSDTVPPTTVSSYTNTSVTHASDMRLLTSPPTQADTTMIQVVTTAAPTSPDSAVIAVVIVLILLTVAALGFLLYRYLCHNKGDYRTTGELAPGEDPDEEHSNQAMSEKKEYFI, from the exons ATGAATA ATTCAGACACGGTGCCTCCGACAACAGTCTCAtcgtacacaaacacatctgtgacACATG CATCAGATATGAGACTTTTAACATCACCTCCCACGCAAGCAGACACCACCATGATTCAGG TGGTAACAACGGCAGCCCCCACAAGTCCAGACTCCGCGGTTATTGCAG TGGTTATTGTTCTCATCCTGCTGACGGTAGCTGCTTTGGGCTTCCTGCTTTACCGGTATCTCTGCCACAACAAAGGAGACTACAGGACGACAGGGGAGCTGGCTCCAGGAGAGGACCCCGATGAGGAGCACAGTAACCAGGCTATGAGTGAAAAGAAGGAATACTTCATATGA
- the LOC143327286 gene encoding uncharacterized protein LOC143327286 has protein sequence MTDFQVLALLASLQDIVMGSTLVKCAATDLGIQWAGWALAAAFKTEKFYDLAGSGTFILLAHLSRFWGGASHVRQKVQTGLVTAWGLRLGTFLFMRILKDGHDRRFNNVRDSPGTFFVYWTIQAVWVFMTLLPTLMLNTEKRDVPLGTRDYIGWTLWGLGFASEAVADQQKWLFKRDPANAGKFIQSGLWAYSRHPNYFGEILQWSGLWLSASSVMQGHQYLSVASPLFVWFLLRYVSGIPILEKQAMRKWGSDPAFQDYIKNTPLLWPWPKF, from the exons ATGACAGACTTCCAGGTCCTTGCGCTGCTCGCCTCCCTGCAGGACATCGTCATGGGGAGCACTCTGGTCAAATGTGCCGCCACCGACCTCGGCATCCAGTGGGCCGGCTGGGCTCTGGCTGCCGCCTTCAAAACCGAGAAGTTTTATGATTTGGCAG gATCTGGCACATTTATACTACTTGCCCACCTGAGTAGGTTCTGGGGCGGAGCCAGTCACGTCCGTCAGAAGGTGCAGACTGGGTTGGTGACAGCATGGGGACTCAG GCTGGGGACATTCCTCTTCATGCGGATCTTGAAGGACGGTCATGATCGCAGGTTCAACAATGTCAGAGACAGTCCAGGCACTTTCTTTGTATACTGGACTATTCAAG ccGTGTGGGTATTCATGACCCTCCTGCCCACCCTCATGCTCAACACCGAGAAGCGAGATGTTCCTCTGGGAACGAGGGACTACATTGGCTGGACCTTGTGGGGCCTTGGCTTCGCCTCTGAGGCTGTCGCTGACCAGCAGAAATGGCTTTTCAAGCGTGACCCAGCTAACGCT GGGAAGTTCATCCAGAGCGGGCTCTGGGCCTACAGCAGACACCCAAACTATTTTGGAGAGATCCTGCAGTGGTCGGGTCTCTGGCTCTCTGCCTCATCAGTGATGCAGGGTCATCAGTACCTGAGCGTGGCGTCGCCTCTCTTCGTCTGGTTCCTGCTACGTTACGTCAGCGGCATCCCCATCCTGGAGAAGCAGGCCATGAGGAAGTGGGGCTCCGACCCCGCCTTCCAGGACTACATCAAGAACACTCCTCTTCTCTGGCCGTGGCCCAAATTTTGA
- the bin2a gene encoding bridging integrator 2a, producing the protein MAESASPKGSSGDFAKKLQRQLSRGKEKVLQRLGKTVESRDDQFEYSLRQFNDQQTDGNRIYKDLRNYINAVRDMREASRRLAQSLFDSYESNWAGEEDLGAIVEGEDLLWNDYEVKLLDQAIHTMESYVSQFPDAREKIAKRGRKLVDYDSSRHHLEALQTAKKRDDVKINKAQEEMNAAKSIYEGINSELKEELPELYESRIGCYITVFSSVANLREIFYKEMSTLNADLQSVLKELQAQHPDNVFAVKGMQRYGSLRRRTLMSPKAWKASFSEFHRSYNPKSGQRFSFRSPDKSRQSTLSRESSILGVSSQSPARGSLTSESRDLDAESSHSEIHSSAAEEDTAAGTAVNESGKDSNQVEEEKDVKQEESEPQLPAESDHKGDGEKAPSESSSELNNSCDSESLELKLTAADNGPLHIEETEDEVDLNTPKPNGLENGEVSGLTDPSIAHKDAPVEKQASVDPKSTTV; encoded by the exons ATGGCCGAGAGCGCGAGTCCAAAAGGCAGCTCTGGTGACTTTGCTAAAAAACTCCAAAGACAGCTGAGCAGAGGCAAAGAAAAG GTGCTGCAAAGGCTGGGAAAGACggtggagagcagagatgaCCAATTTGAATACTCTCTGCGACAGTTTAATGACCAGCAG ACTGATGGGAACCGCATATACAAAGACCTGAGGAACTACATTAATGCAGTGAGAG ACATGCGTGAGGCCTCGAGACGCCTTGCCCAGTCTCTGTTTGATTCTTATGAATCTAACTGGGCTGGAGAGGAAGATTTAGGAGCCATTGTAGAG GGGGAGGACCTCCTGTGGAATGACTACGAGGTGAAGCTGTTAGACCAGGCCATACACACAATGGAGTCCTATGTGAGCCAGTTCCCAGATGCCAGG GAGAAAATAGCCAAAAGGGGAAGAAAACTGGTCGACTACGACTCTTCCCGTCACCACCTGGAGGCACTGCAGACTGCTAAGAAGAGAGATGATGTCAAGATAAACAAG GCACAAGAGGAGATGAATGCAGCCAAAAGTATCTATGAAGGCATCAACAGTGAGTTAAAAGAAGAGCTGCCTGAGCTCTATGAAAG cCGCATTGGATGCTACATTACAGTCTTCTCCTCTGTAGCAAATTTACGAGAAATCTTCTATAAGGAAATGAGCACG CTCAACGCTGACCTGCAGAGTGTGTTAAAGGAGCTGCAGGCTCAGCATCCGGAcaatgtgtttgctgtgaaagGAATGCAACG ATATGGCTCCCTGAGGAGACGAACTCTGATGTCTCCTAAGGCCTGGAAAGCCAGCTTTTCTGAGTTTCACAGGAGCTATAATCCCAAATCTGGCCAGAGGTTTAGTTTCAGGTCACCAGACAAATCTCGCCAGAGCACTCTGTCCAGAGAAAGCAGCATTCTTGGAGTCTCCTCGCAATCACCTGCTCGGGGGAGCCTCACCTCTGAGTCCAGGGACCTGGATGCGGAATCGAGCCACAGTGAGATccacagctcagcagcagaagaagacacTGCAGCGGGGACGGCTGTGAACGAGTCGGGCAAAGACAGCAATCaggtggaagaggagaaggacgTGAAGCAAGAGGAGTCTGAGCCTCAGCTGCCTGCAGAGTCTGATCATAAGGGAGATGGTGAGAAAGCTCCAAGTGAGAGCAGCTCTGAACTGAATAACTCCTGTGATTCGGAGAGCTTGGAGCTCAAGCTGACGGCAGCAGACAACGGCCCGCTGCACATTGAAGAAACAGAGGACGAGGTCGACCTCAACACTCCTAAACCAAATGGGCTGGAGAATGGTGAAGTTTCTGGGTTGACGGACCCGAGCATTGCTCACAAG GACGCTCCTGTAGAAAAACAGGCATCTGTGGACCCGAAAAGCACAACGGTTTAA